In Pseudomonas putida, a genomic segment contains:
- a CDS encoding OprD family porin → MSRWLLALPFLGAVPLACADSAQSLSNGLIEDSTWNLLNRSVYDQRDYKHGARNSGARNAYKPREQRNGLAEEWAYGLMGTFSSGFTQGVIGVGVDAHAYLGVQLDSGGGRAGKARLLGLDNDGHPKNEYSRAGAALKLRLSNTVLSYGEQRVKTPVFSSSDSRLLPETATGFFLTSNEFDTLKFVAGHFNESTDRNASSHDQGFVVNYSDGRQGNSFDLAGVVWNPAAEFGASLYTSRYEDNWNQHYLGSTLTHALDDHRSLSLDLNLYRTTDTGKAYSGQIDNTTWSLVSRYAQGPHGFSLGWQQVDGNTPFDYVTRGAIFIANAVQMSDFNAPNEKSWQARYDLDMGAFGVPGLNLSALYVRGFDIDGTHVDPNGGYAYLGYGKGGKHWERDLEARYVVQSGKAKGTAFSLRHNVHRGNTAQAELDGNQIRLAVEWPLSGGL, encoded by the coding sequence ATGAGCCGCTGGTTGCTGGCGCTGCCGTTTCTGGGTGCCGTGCCCCTGGCCTGTGCCGATTCGGCGCAAAGCCTGAGCAACGGCCTGATCGAAGACAGCACCTGGAACCTGCTCAACCGCAGCGTGTACGACCAGCGCGACTACAAGCATGGCGCACGCAACAGCGGTGCACGTAACGCCTACAAGCCCCGCGAGCAACGCAACGGCCTGGCCGAGGAATGGGCCTACGGCTTGATGGGCACCTTCAGCTCCGGTTTCACCCAGGGCGTGATCGGTGTCGGCGTCGATGCCCATGCCTATCTTGGCGTGCAACTCGACAGCGGCGGCGGTCGCGCCGGCAAGGCGCGGCTACTCGGGCTGGACAACGACGGGCACCCCAAGAACGAGTACAGCCGCGCCGGCGCCGCGCTCAAGTTGCGCCTGTCCAACACGGTGCTGTCCTATGGCGAACAGCGGGTGAAGACGCCGGTGTTCAGCTCCTCGGACAGCCGCCTGCTACCAGAAACGGCGACCGGCTTTTTCCTCACCAGCAACGAGTTCGATACGCTCAAGTTCGTCGCCGGCCATTTCAACGAGAGCACCGACCGCAATGCCTCGAGCCACGACCAGGGCTTCGTGGTCAACTACTCCGATGGCCGCCAGGGCAACAGCTTCGACCTCGCCGGGGTAGTTTGGAACCCCGCGGCCGAATTCGGCGCCAGCCTGTACACCTCGCGCTATGAGGACAACTGGAACCAGCATTACCTGGGCAGTACGCTGACCCATGCGCTGGACGACCACCGCAGCCTCAGCCTGGACCTCAACCTGTACCGCACCACCGACACCGGCAAGGCCTATTCCGGACAGATCGACAACACCACCTGGAGCCTGGTTTCGCGCTATGCCCAGGGCCCGCACGGGTTCAGCCTCGGCTGGCAGCAGGTCGACGGCAATACCCCGTTCGACTATGTCACCCGCGGGGCCATTTTCATCGCCAACGCAGTGCAGATGTCCGACTTCAACGCGCCCAACGAGAAGTCCTGGCAGGCGCGCTACGACCTCGACATGGGCGCTTTCGGGGTGCCTGGGTTGAATCTCTCGGCGCTGTATGTGCGCGGCTTCGACATCGACGGCACCCATGTCGACCCCAATGGTGGCTACGCCTATCTGGGCTACGGCAAAGGCGGCAAGCATTGGGAGCGCGACCTCGAGGCGCGTTACGTGGTGCAGAGCGGCAAGGCCAAGGGAACGGCATTTTCCCTGCGACACAACGTGCACCGGGGCAACACCGCCCAGGCGGAACTGGACGGCAACCAGATTCGCCTGGCGGTGGAATGGCCGCTATCGGGCGGGCTCTGA
- a CDS encoding pseudoazurin has translation MLRPIALLLASALFAPAALAEVHEVKMLNRGVAGAMVYEPDHLRIAPGDTVRFLPTMSGHNAASLPGLLPEGAEAFKSKLNQPFEQTFSVPGLYGIQCIPHLAMGMVMLIQVGDMAAVQLPGSLPERAKVRLASQLSQLEAGQ, from the coding sequence ATGTTGCGCCCCATCGCCCTGCTGCTCGCCAGCGCCCTTTTCGCCCCTGCCGCGCTGGCCGAGGTGCATGAAGTGAAAATGCTCAATCGCGGGGTGGCAGGCGCCATGGTGTACGAGCCGGATCACCTGCGCATTGCCCCAGGCGACACGGTGCGCTTCCTGCCGACCATGAGCGGGCACAACGCCGCCAGCCTGCCAGGGCTACTGCCCGAGGGCGCCGAGGCGTTCAAGAGCAAGCTCAACCAACCGTTCGAGCAGACCTTCTCGGTGCCGGGACTGTATGGCATCCAGTGCATCCCGCACCTGGCCATGGGCATGGTGATGTTGATCCAGGTAGGCGACATGGCTGCGGTACAACTGCCAGGCAGCCTGCCTGAACGCGCCAAGGTTCGCCTGGCCAGCCAGTTGAGCCAGTTGGAGGCCGGCCAATGA
- a CDS encoding ABC transporter ATP-binding protein, protein MTLMPTLGVAPLACASLGLQLGGRAVLSDIDLTLFPGETLGIVGPNGSGKSSLLKLLAGLRTPTSGNVQLLGEPLASLPRRRIAQALALVEQQADTLDAISVYDAVALGRTPWLSALAPFAREDRAIVEQALVDANALHLRARLWGSLSGGERQRVHIARALAQRPQVLLLDEPTNHLDIQHQLGLLRQVQALPVTTLVALHDLNQALTCDRLAVLDQGRLVALGKPLDVLTPERLLSTFGVHAHYLTDPFDGARILRFRAP, encoded by the coding sequence ATGACCCTCATGCCCACCCTCGGCGTCGCTCCCCTGGCCTGCGCCAGTCTTGGCCTGCAGCTGGGCGGCCGAGCGGTACTGAGCGACATCGACCTGACGCTGTTCCCCGGCGAAACCCTGGGTATCGTCGGCCCCAACGGCTCGGGCAAGTCCTCACTGCTCAAGCTTCTGGCAGGCTTGCGCACGCCCACCAGCGGCAATGTGCAGTTGCTCGGCGAACCGCTGGCCAGCCTGCCCCGGCGCCGCATCGCCCAGGCCCTGGCGTTGGTCGAGCAGCAGGCAGACACCCTCGATGCCATCAGCGTGTACGACGCCGTCGCTCTTGGCCGCACACCATGGCTGTCGGCGCTGGCGCCGTTCGCCAGGGAGGACCGCGCCATCGTCGAACAGGCCCTGGTCGATGCCAATGCCCTGCACCTGCGTGCACGCCTCTGGGGCTCGTTGTCCGGCGGCGAGCGCCAGCGCGTGCATATCGCCCGCGCCCTGGCCCAGCGCCCCCAGGTGCTGTTGCTGGACGAGCCGACCAACCATCTCGACATCCAGCATCAACTGGGCCTGCTTCGTCAGGTACAGGCGCTGCCGGTGACTACGCTGGTGGCCCTGCACGATCTCAACCAGGCCCTGACCTGCGACCGTCTCGCGGTGCTCGACCAAGGCCGCCTGGTGGCCCTGGGCAAACCACTGGACGTGCTCACCCCCGAGCGCCTGCTGAGCACCTTCGGCGTGCATGCCCACTATCTCACCGACCCTTTTGACGGCGCGCGCATCCTGCGTTTTCGCGCCCCTTGA
- a CDS encoding FecCD family ABC transporter permease: protein MSRPLTTGFLALLALLGALLAGTAIGESNLSFDVVYRVLANHLWQAGYPVDPIDAGIVWNYRLTRTLVAAACGAGLATCGVILQALLRNPLAEPYLLGLSAGASTGAVLVGLLGWGSIALSLSGGAFIGALAAFILVLVLARAAGPSSNNAQVILAGIAGSQLFNALTAFLITKSATAEQARGILFWLLGNLSGVRWPSVWLALPVALGGLLVCLWHRRALDAFTFGADSAASLGIPVRRTQLLLISCAALVTAVMVSIVGAIGFVGLVIPHALRLLLGPGHSRLLPASALGGALFLIAADVLSRTLIPGQVIPVGVVTALIGAPVFALILVSRRRQP, encoded by the coding sequence ATGAGTCGCCCGCTGACCACCGGCTTCCTGGCATTGCTGGCACTGCTCGGCGCGCTTCTGGCCGGCACTGCCATCGGCGAGAGCAACCTTTCGTTCGACGTGGTGTACCGCGTGCTGGCCAACCACTTGTGGCAGGCCGGGTACCCGGTCGACCCGATCGACGCCGGCATCGTCTGGAACTACCGCCTCACCCGCACCCTGGTCGCGGCGGCCTGCGGCGCTGGCCTTGCCACCTGCGGGGTGATTCTCCAGGCACTGCTGCGCAACCCGTTGGCCGAGCCGTACCTGCTGGGCCTCTCGGCTGGCGCCTCGACCGGTGCGGTGCTGGTCGGCCTGCTGGGCTGGGGCAGCATCGCCCTGAGCTTGTCCGGGGGCGCCTTCATCGGCGCACTGGCGGCCTTCATCCTGGTGCTGGTACTGGCACGCGCCGCCGGCCCCAGCAGCAACAATGCCCAGGTGATCCTCGCTGGTATTGCCGGCTCGCAGTTGTTCAACGCATTGACCGCGTTCCTTATCACCAAGTCGGCGACCGCCGAGCAGGCCCGGGGCATTCTGTTCTGGTTGCTGGGTAACCTCAGCGGGGTGCGCTGGCCGTCGGTATGGCTGGCCTTGCCAGTGGCGCTGGGTGGCTTGCTGGTGTGCCTGTGGCACCGCCGCGCCTTGGACGCCTTCACCTTCGGCGCCGATTCGGCCGCCTCGCTCGGCATTCCCGTGCGCCGCACGCAACTGCTGCTGATCAGTTGTGCGGCACTGGTCACTGCGGTGATGGTGTCGATCGTCGGCGCCATCGGCTTCGTCGGCCTGGTCATCCCGCATGCCCTGCGCCTGTTGCTGGGGCCCGGCCACAGCCGCCTGCTTCCGGCAAGCGCGCTGGGCGGTGCGTTGTTCCTGATTGCCGCCGACGTGCTGTCGCGCACGTTGATCCCCGGCCAGGTGATCCCGGTTGGCGTAGTCACCGCATTGATAGGCGCACCGGTATTCGCCCTGATCCTGGTCAGTCGAAGGAGGCAGCCATGA
- a CDS encoding ABC transporter substrate-binding protein encodes MLPRFATLLAGLSLTGLAQAAATHYPLSVQNCTTTQVFTQAPERVVTIGQAGTEMLYALGLGDKLVGTSLWFNNVLPEYQALNDKVERLADNDPSFEAVVGKRPQLVTVQFEWMVGAQGVVATREQFDELHIPTYLLPSDCEGKDNLVGADGTRLQAFQVDSIYKSVSQLAEIFDVQARGAALNADLQGRLASARQQLAGKDLSDTSALFWFSSADLDIDPYVAGRQGVADFMLRTLGVRNVVESTEEWPTVSWETLAKANPTWLIIARMDRRRFPADDYQKKLEFLRSDPVTRNMDAVKNDRIIILDADAMQAGIRLFRGLQTLASAFASGKATQ; translated from the coding sequence ATGCTGCCCCGTTTCGCCACCCTGCTCGCCGGCCTGAGCCTGACCGGCCTGGCCCAGGCGGCCGCCACCCACTATCCGCTGAGCGTGCAGAACTGCACCACTACGCAGGTCTTCACCCAGGCCCCCGAACGCGTGGTCACCATCGGCCAGGCCGGCACCGAAATGCTGTATGCGCTGGGCCTGGGCGACAAGCTTGTCGGCACCTCGCTGTGGTTCAACAACGTGTTGCCCGAGTACCAGGCACTGAACGACAAGGTCGAGCGCCTGGCCGACAACGACCCGAGCTTCGAGGCTGTGGTCGGCAAGCGCCCGCAGCTGGTGACGGTGCAGTTCGAGTGGATGGTCGGGGCCCAGGGCGTAGTCGCCACCCGCGAGCAGTTCGACGAGTTGCACATCCCCACCTACCTGCTGCCCTCGGACTGCGAAGGCAAGGACAACCTGGTCGGCGCAGACGGCACCCGCCTGCAGGCATTCCAGGTCGACAGCATCTACAAGAGCGTCAGCCAACTGGCCGAGATCTTCGATGTGCAAGCACGTGGCGCGGCGCTCAACGCCGACCTGCAAGGCCGCCTGGCCAGCGCTCGTCAGCAGCTGGCCGGCAAGGACCTGAGCGACACCTCGGCGCTGTTCTGGTTCTCCAGTGCCGACCTCGACATCGATCCCTACGTAGCCGGCCGCCAGGGCGTGGCCGATTTCATGCTACGCACCCTTGGCGTACGCAACGTCGTCGAGTCGACCGAGGAATGGCCGACCGTGAGCTGGGAAACCCTGGCCAAGGCCAATCCGACGTGGTTGATCATCGCGCGCATGGACCGCCGTCGCTTCCCTGCCGACGACTACCAGAAGAAGCTCGAATTCCTTCGCAGCGACCCGGTCACCCGCAACATGGATGCGGTGAAGAACGACCGCATCATCATCCTCGACGCCGATGCCATGCAGGCGGGCATTCGCCTGTTCCGTGGCTTGCAGACACTCGCCTCGGCCTTCGCCAGCGGTAAAGCGACGCAGTGA
- a CDS encoding DUF1624 domain-containing protein: MTSASATPTLLTQRLQSIDALRGLVILFMLLDHVRETFFLHRQVSDPMTIDVTEPSLFFSRTLAHLCAPVFVLLTGLSAWLYGEKHQGRSDVSAFLFKRGLFLVVLEFTLVNFAWTFQLPPSVIYLQVIWAIGISMIALSLLVWLPRPVLVAIGALIVAGHNLLDGLHFGPESALHVPWAILHDRGWLEVSEAMRLRTSYPVLPWIGVIALGYGLGPWFARGSAADQRQHRLLVAGLVALLGFLVLRLLNGYGEAPWSVQPDFTLTAMSFLNITKYPPSLLFLALTLSCGLLLLRAFERAGATRWIGMLAVFGAAPMFFYLLHLYVLKLLYLACVALFGLNHGEYFGFDGIASVWLVAVLLATALYLPIRAFARLKARRRDIRWLKYF; encoded by the coding sequence ATGACAAGCGCCTCAGCCACGCCTACCTTGCTCACCCAACGCCTGCAGAGCATCGATGCCCTGCGCGGCCTGGTCATCCTGTTCATGCTGCTGGACCACGTCCGCGAAACCTTTTTCCTGCATCGCCAGGTCAGCGATCCGATGACCATCGACGTCACCGAGCCTTCGCTGTTCTTCAGTCGCACCCTGGCGCACTTGTGCGCGCCGGTATTCGTCCTGCTCACCGGGCTGTCGGCGTGGCTGTATGGCGAGAAACACCAGGGACGCAGCGATGTCTCGGCCTTCCTGTTCAAGCGCGGGCTGTTCCTGGTGGTGCTGGAGTTCACCTTGGTCAACTTCGCCTGGACGTTCCAGCTACCGCCCAGCGTGATCTACCTGCAGGTGATCTGGGCCATCGGCATCAGCATGATCGCCCTGTCGCTGCTGGTGTGGCTGCCGCGCCCCGTGCTTGTGGCAATCGGCGCCCTGATCGTGGCCGGCCACAATTTGCTCGATGGCCTGCACTTCGGCCCTGAGTCGGCCCTGCACGTGCCATGGGCGATCCTGCATGACCGTGGCTGGCTCGAGGTATCCGAAGCGATGCGCCTGCGCACGTCCTACCCCGTACTGCCCTGGATCGGCGTGATCGCCCTGGGCTATGGCCTGGGCCCCTGGTTCGCCCGTGGCAGCGCGGCCGACCAGCGCCAGCACCGGCTGCTGGTCGCCGGCCTGGTGGCCCTGCTCGGCTTCCTCGTGCTGCGCCTGCTGAACGGTTACGGCGAGGCGCCCTGGAGCGTCCAGCCCGACTTCACCCTGACCGCGATGAGCTTCTTGAACATCACCAAGTACCCGCCATCACTGTTGTTCCTGGCCCTGACACTGAGCTGCGGGCTGTTGCTGCTGCGCGCCTTCGAACGTGCAGGCGCCACGCGCTGGATCGGCATGCTGGCGGTATTCGGTGCGGCGCCGATGTTCTTCTACCTGCTGCACCTGTACGTGTTGAAGCTGCTGTATCTGGCCTGCGTGGCCCTGTTCGGGCTGAACCATGGCGAGTACTTCGGCTTCGATGGCATCGCCTCGGTATGGCTGGTCGCGGTGCTGCTGGCGACGGCGCTGTACCTGCCGATACGCGCTTTCGCGCGGCTCAAGGCACGCCGCCGCGATATCCGCTGGCTCAAGTACTTCTGA
- a CDS encoding outer membrane beta-barrel protein: MSARNLLRHTCLFALLGSPLLATAAPSTDPLFSVGLLGAYDKFKFEGGSESEKDHMGEGGVFATFGNKLTAESGFIYQVGAEAKYGKKNDNKLKEAQADLDLGWRAALDARNFVDVIVGGGYSWSRFEPEINDLDTKLTYKSPFAKAALGYNHQFDASTLRVEVGARRSIDGRARLKVDDFGSDSVDMKDRTNPYAEVTLLMNQQGGMPVQAGVYYTRTEYKLDEDSEAADNTKLKRDEFGFKVGLAF; encoded by the coding sequence ATGTCCGCTCGTAACCTGCTGCGCCACACCTGCCTGTTCGCCCTGCTCGGCAGCCCCCTGCTGGCCACCGCCGCCCCCAGCACCGACCCGCTGTTCAGCGTCGGCCTGCTCGGCGCATACGACAAGTTCAAGTTCGAAGGGGGGAGCGAGTCCGAGAAGGATCACATGGGCGAAGGGGGGGTATTCGCGACCTTTGGTAACAAGCTGACCGCCGAATCCGGCTTCATCTACCAGGTCGGTGCCGAAGCCAAGTACGGCAAGAAGAACGACAACAAGCTCAAGGAGGCCCAGGCCGACCTCGACCTCGGCTGGCGTGCGGCGCTGGATGCGCGCAACTTCGTCGATGTGATCGTCGGGGGTGGCTATAGCTGGTCGCGCTTCGAGCCTGAGATCAACGACCTGGACACCAAGCTTACCTACAAGTCGCCATTCGCCAAGGCCGCATTGGGTTACAACCACCAGTTCGATGCCTCGACCCTGCGCGTGGAAGTCGGTGCGCGCCGCAGCATCGATGGCCGTGCCCGGCTCAAGGTGGATGATTTTGGCAGCGACAGCGTGGACATGAAGGACCGCACCAACCCATACGCCGAGGTCACCTTGCTGATGAACCAGCAGGGCGGCATGCCGGTGCAGGCCGGGGTGTACTACACCCGGACCGAGTACAAGCTCGATGAAGACTCGGAGGCCGCCGACAACACCAAGCTCAAGCGTGACGAGTTCGGCTTCAAGGTCGGCTTGGCGTTCTGA
- a CDS encoding GNAT family N-acetyltransferase, whose translation MTLLRPMTPDDFERFWPTFQAVIQARETYALAPDMSIEQARRLWLELPLHSWVAEQDGELLGAYYLKANAAGPGGHVGNCGYVVCEAARGRGVARLMCEHSQKQARQEGFLALQFNSVVASNEVAVALWHKLGFETVGRLPKAFRHARLGLVDCLVMYKWLADEPVVEKPPLLIGRKNIEARVSRRRGR comes from the coding sequence ATGACCCTTCTGCGCCCCATGACCCCAGACGACTTCGAGCGGTTCTGGCCGACCTTCCAGGCCGTGATTCAGGCCCGTGAAACCTACGCGCTCGCCCCGGACATGAGCATCGAACAGGCTCGCCGGCTGTGGCTCGAACTGCCGCTGCACAGCTGGGTGGCCGAACAGGACGGCGAACTGCTGGGCGCCTATTACCTCAAGGCCAACGCCGCAGGCCCCGGTGGGCATGTCGGCAACTGCGGCTACGTGGTCTGCGAAGCCGCCCGTGGGCGCGGCGTGGCACGGCTGATGTGCGAGCACTCGCAAAAGCAGGCGCGCCAGGAGGGCTTCCTGGCCTTGCAGTTCAATTCGGTGGTGGCCAGCAACGAAGTGGCCGTGGCGCTGTGGCACAAGCTCGGCTTCGAGACGGTCGGGCGCTTGCCCAAGGCGTTTCGCCATGCCCGGCTGGGACTGGTGGATTGCCTGGTGATGTACAAGTGGCTGGCCGATGAGCCCGTGGTGGAAAAGCCGCCGCTGCTGATCGGACGCAAGAACATCGAGGCGCGGGTGTCGCGCCGCCGCGGGCGCTGA
- a CDS encoding carboxymuconolactone decarboxylase family protein, which produces MSMMDWDAYRKQLMAGIGDLKQLSPDTVAGYMTASGAGAKTNNLDAKTRELISLAVAVTTRCDGCIAVHSQQAVRHGATREEIAEALGVAVAMNAGAALVYSARALDAVGKADG; this is translated from the coding sequence ATGAGCATGATGGACTGGGACGCCTACCGTAAGCAGTTGATGGCCGGCATCGGCGATCTCAAGCAGTTGTCCCCCGATACCGTCGCCGGCTACATGACCGCCAGCGGCGCCGGCGCCAAGACCAACAACCTGGACGCCAAGACCCGCGAACTGATCTCCCTGGCCGTGGCAGTGACCACCCGCTGCGACGGCTGCATCGCCGTGCATTCGCAGCAGGCCGTCAGGCACGGCGCCACCCGTGAAGAAATCGCCGAAGCCCTCGGCGTGGCCGTGGCGATGAACGCTGGCGCCGCGCTTGTGTATTCGGCGCGCGCCCTAGACGCGGTGGGCAAGGCCGACGGTTGA
- the lpxO gene encoding lipid A hydroxylase LpxO: MKIALVLLFVASIAYVHLRGRVRHKLTRQLGDHSSFLAPINSFLYLFSRHPAKPYLPVEAFPELQPLKDHWQEIREEAQQLLHVGEIKKSDNYDDVGFNSFFKTGWKRFYLKWYGESHPSAMNLCPRTTELLQGIGTVKAAMFATLPPGAKLVRHRDPYAGSYRYHLGLDTPNDDGCYIDVDGEKYSWRDGEAVIFDETYIHYAANTTEHNRIILFCDVERPLKYHWATAFNRWFSRNVMAAAAAPNDANDKTGGINRLFTRIYKIRERGKALKKRNRTRYYLEKWAVVAALVLVFIYI, from the coding sequence ATGAAAATTGCACTCGTACTTCTTTTCGTCGCTTCGATCGCCTATGTCCACCTGCGCGGTCGGGTACGTCACAAGCTGACGCGCCAGCTCGGCGACCACTCCAGTTTCCTCGCCCCGATCAACAGCTTCCTCTATCTGTTCTCCCGGCATCCGGCCAAGCCGTACCTGCCGGTCGAGGCTTTCCCCGAGCTGCAACCGCTCAAGGACCACTGGCAGGAGATCCGTGAAGAAGCCCAGCAATTGCTGCACGTGGGCGAAATCAAGAAGTCCGACAACTATGACGACGTGGGCTTCAATTCGTTCTTCAAGACCGGCTGGAAGCGCTTCTACCTGAAATGGTACGGCGAGAGCCACCCTTCGGCGATGAACCTGTGCCCACGCACCACCGAGCTGCTGCAAGGCATTGGCACGGTCAAGGCGGCGATGTTTGCCACCCTGCCCCCGGGTGCCAAACTGGTCCGCCACCGCGACCCCTACGCCGGCTCCTACCGCTATCACCTGGGCCTGGACACGCCTAACGACGACGGTTGCTACATCGATGTGGACGGCGAGAAGTATTCCTGGCGTGACGGTGAGGCGGTGATCTTCGACGAGACGTATATCCACTACGCCGCCAACACCACCGAGCACAACCGTATCATCCTGTTCTGCGACGTCGAGCGCCCGCTCAAGTACCACTGGGCCACCGCCTTCAACCGCTGGTTCAGCCGCAACGTGATGGCCGCGGCAGCCGCACCCAACGATGCCAACGACAAGACTGGCGGCATCAACCGCCTGTTCACCCGCATCTACAAGATCCGCGAACGCGGCAAGGCCCTGAAAAAGCGCAACCGCACCCGCTACTACCTGGAAAAGTGGGCCGTGGTCGCCGCACTGGTCCTGGTCTTCATCTACATCTGA
- the thpR gene encoding RNA 2',3'-cyclic phosphodiesterase, whose amino-acid sequence MAEDTRPTGSPFKRLFFALPVTDAQRRAIGQWRGALGLRSGKPVPRENFHLTLLFLGDVDAVQVPAIQAAVDALARPDAPLRLRLDRLSVWPRPGALVLEPQSTAAPLRQLVYALEQALLPLGIGQQSRDYRPHLTLSRGYRGQAPEASVAPEFFIAARHFTLYESRKGRYWPLAEWPLA is encoded by the coding sequence ATGGCCGAGGATACACGCCCCACTGGCAGCCCCTTCAAACGGTTGTTCTTCGCCTTGCCGGTCACCGACGCGCAGCGCCGTGCCATCGGTCAGTGGCGCGGCGCGCTGGGCCTGCGCAGCGGCAAACCGGTGCCGCGCGAGAACTTTCACCTGACCCTGCTTTTTCTGGGCGATGTGGATGCCGTGCAAGTACCGGCGATTCAAGCGGCGGTCGATGCCCTGGCGCGCCCCGATGCGCCGTTGCGCCTGCGGCTCGATCGCCTGAGCGTATGGCCGCGCCCTGGCGCACTGGTGCTCGAGCCGCAGTCCACGGCGGCGCCGCTGCGTCAGTTGGTGTATGCCCTGGAGCAGGCACTGCTGCCGCTGGGCATTGGCCAACAAAGCCGCGATTACCGACCGCACCTGACGCTGTCGCGGGGCTACCGTGGCCAGGCGCCGGAGGCATCGGTGGCGCCGGAGTTCTTCATCGCCGCCCGCCACTTCACCTTGTACGAATCACGCAAAGGGCGTTACTGGCCATTGGCCGAGTGGCCGTTGGCCTGA
- a CDS encoding AraC family transcriptional regulator — protein sequence MQLTRHVDANAPLCGLIRNLATRPGFVPTHLPQVQVLSWGHYVASSPQIYEPSLMILAQGSKLARLGPRTLEYGAGHYLVQALSVPFMCETFATEEVPLLGVAVDIDRAVLGELVQNMALPPDPAVQAQTPQSMTSAALDAPMRESVERLLQCLQDPLDAKVLGPARVREVLYTALRGPQAGVLRALVEQQGHFARIGAALAHLREHYTAPLSVEDLAARANMSVSTFHEHFKRCTDLAPMQYLKRLRLLKAQQMLIGEGLGVAQTAHRVGYQSTSQFSREYKRQFARSPGDELPYQSLPV from the coding sequence ATGCAACTGACTCGTCACGTCGATGCCAATGCCCCGCTCTGCGGGCTCATCCGCAACCTGGCCACACGCCCTGGGTTCGTGCCCACCCACCTGCCGCAGGTCCAGGTACTTAGCTGGGGCCACTACGTGGCCAGCAGCCCGCAGATCTACGAACCCAGTCTGATGATCCTGGCCCAAGGCAGCAAGCTGGCGCGCCTGGGCCCGCGCACGCTGGAATACGGCGCCGGGCATTATCTGGTGCAGGCACTGTCGGTGCCCTTCATGTGCGAGACCTTCGCCACCGAAGAGGTGCCCCTGCTCGGCGTGGCGGTCGACATCGACCGCGCCGTGCTGGGCGAACTGGTGCAGAACATGGCCCTCCCCCCCGACCCGGCGGTGCAGGCGCAAACGCCGCAATCGATGACCTCCGCGGCGCTGGATGCGCCCATGCGCGAGAGCGTCGAGCGTCTGTTGCAGTGCCTGCAGGACCCGCTGGACGCCAAGGTGCTGGGCCCGGCGCGCGTACGCGAGGTGCTGTATACCGCCTTGCGAGGGCCGCAAGCCGGGGTGTTGCGGGCATTGGTGGAACAACAGGGGCACTTTGCCCGAATCGGCGCCGCCCTCGCCCATCTGCGCGAGCATTACACCGCCCCCCTCAGCGTCGAGGACCTGGCGGCCCGCGCCAACATGAGCGTGTCGACCTTCCACGAGCATTTCAAACGCTGCACCGACCTTGCACCGATGCAGTACCTGAAACGCCTGCGCCTGCTCAAGGCGCAGCAGATGCTGATCGGCGAAGGTCTGGGCGTGGCGCAGACCGCGCACCGGGTCGGCTACCAGAGCACCTCGCAGTTCAGCCGCGAATACAAGCGCCAATTCGCCCGCAGCCCGGGCGACGAACTGCCTTACCAGAGCCTGCCGGTCTAG